One stretch of Bremerella cremea DNA includes these proteins:
- a CDS encoding DUF1641 domain-containing protein, with protein MNVDESEDSMSGGQTSEHALTVAERLNQPETQEMLHRLLDRAESLDKMLEMASEVPNLVAIATDVFDSFARQAAAEGIDLQQRAADLLSIVKQVTEPRNMQALKVLADHLPQIQQAAEMADELPNLVAIATDVIDEWAKNLKKDGVDLEQSLKNGLHAALYLGGQIQRDELDRLGYLLRSDVLSEFSVETVGLAGSALSSCRQGSCEHPVPERMGLLGLLSASRDPSTQRALAFAVQFSKCFGTLLEQRHPGSSPTTTPSNS; from the coding sequence ATGAACGTCGATGAAAGTGAGGACTCTATGAGCGGTGGGCAAACAAGCGAACATGCTTTGACGGTCGCCGAGCGATTGAACCAACCAGAGACGCAGGAGATGTTACATCGCCTGCTCGACCGCGCGGAAAGTCTTGACAAAATGCTGGAAATGGCCAGCGAAGTTCCGAACTTAGTAGCAATCGCCACCGATGTGTTCGACAGCTTTGCTCGCCAAGCAGCCGCTGAAGGGATCGACTTGCAGCAGCGAGCCGCTGATTTGCTTTCGATCGTCAAGCAGGTGACCGAACCACGCAACATGCAGGCCCTAAAAGTCCTGGCCGATCATCTGCCTCAAATTCAGCAAGCTGCTGAAATGGCCGATGAACTGCCGAATTTGGTGGCAATTGCGACCGACGTAATTGACGAGTGGGCCAAGAATTTGAAGAAGGATGGCGTCGATTTAGAGCAAAGCCTAAAGAATGGCTTGCATGCGGCACTTTACCTGGGGGGGCAAATTCAACGGGACGAACTTGATCGGCTGGGCTATCTGTTGCGGTCGGATGTGCTTAGTGAATTCTCTGTCGAAACGGTTGGGCTGGCAGGCAGCGCCCTTTCAAGTTGTCGTCAGGGAAGTTGCGAACATCCGGTGCCCGAACGGATGGGGCTGTTGGGCCTGCTAAGTGCTTCGCGCGATCCCAGCACCCAGCGAGCGTTGGCGTTCGCGGTTCAATTCAGCAAGTGCTTTGGCACACTTCTCGAACAGCGCCATCCTGGCAGTAGTCCGACAACCACTCCCTCGAACTCGTAA
- a CDS encoding MBL fold metallo-hydrolase yields the protein MLLKYFYDKTLSHASYLVGCQRAKVAVVIDPGRDIQPYLDVAKQEGLQLTDIAETHIHADYVSGARELAERVGATLHVSDEGPAEWKYEYATAYPHQLLHDGDHFLVGNIRFEVIHTPGHTPESLSFVLTDQGGGANKPMGIFTGDFVFVNAVGRPDLLEQAAGIMNTAEAGAKDLFHSLEKFKRLPDYLQVWPAHGAGSACGKGLGAVPSSTVGYEKLFNPGLQYSDEAEFVAYVLADQPEVPPYFAVMKRVNKEGPRILGEDALVSREEVKNLASRVETGTVIDLAPANIFAQGHLPGTINIPANMLGAWAGWLVDYDRPAYLIGEQAQIDQAAMMLAKIGVEDIRAYYLRDEAKANGLLTETYETITAAELAEALAGESVELIDVRTDAEWNAGHIAKATHHFLGRLNKTSELVPHDRKVVVQCRSGARSAIGVSVLQAAGVKQAINLHGGYLAWTSAGLPTEQADTVKA from the coding sequence ATGTTGCTGAAATACTTTTACGACAAGACACTCTCTCACGCGTCGTACCTGGTGGGCTGCCAACGGGCAAAGGTGGCGGTCGTGATTGACCCAGGCCGCGATATTCAACCTTATTTGGATGTTGCCAAGCAGGAAGGCTTACAGCTAACCGACATCGCAGAAACGCACATTCATGCTGACTATGTTTCCGGCGCACGCGAACTGGCGGAACGCGTTGGAGCAACGCTGCATGTTTCCGATGAAGGGCCTGCCGAGTGGAAGTATGAGTACGCCACTGCTTACCCGCATCAGCTGCTGCACGATGGCGACCACTTTCTGGTGGGCAACATTCGTTTCGAGGTAATCCATACCCCTGGGCACACGCCGGAAAGCCTTTCGTTTGTCCTGACCGACCAGGGAGGCGGAGCCAACAAGCCGATGGGCATTTTTACCGGCGACTTCGTCTTTGTGAATGCCGTCGGTAGGCCTGATTTGTTAGAGCAAGCCGCCGGAATTATGAACACGGCGGAAGCAGGGGCCAAGGACTTGTTCCACTCGCTGGAAAAGTTTAAGCGGTTGCCCGATTACCTCCAAGTTTGGCCGGCCCATGGTGCCGGTAGTGCCTGTGGCAAGGGACTCGGTGCCGTTCCTTCGTCGACCGTTGGCTACGAAAAGCTCTTTAATCCTGGCCTGCAATATTCCGACGAAGCAGAATTTGTGGCTTATGTGTTAGCCGATCAGCCGGAAGTGCCTCCCTATTTCGCCGTGATGAAACGGGTGAATAAAGAGGGACCACGTATCTTGGGTGAAGACGCGTTGGTTTCTCGCGAGGAAGTAAAGAATCTGGCAAGCCGTGTTGAAACAGGAACCGTGATCGATTTGGCCCCCGCCAACATCTTTGCTCAAGGGCACCTGCCTGGGACGATCAACATTCCTGCCAACATGCTAGGGGCGTGGGCCGGTTGGCTGGTCGATTACGATCGGCCAGCTTATCTCATCGGCGAGCAAGCTCAGATCGATCAAGCGGCCATGATGTTGGCCAAGATCGGGGTCGAGGACATTCGCGCCTACTACCTGCGAGACGAAGCCAAAGCGAACGGCCTGCTCACCGAGACCTACGAGACGATCACTGCGGCGGAGCTTGCCGAAGCCTTAGCAGGCGAGAGCGTCGAGTTAATCGATGTTCGCACCGACGCCGAATGGAACGCGGGACATATCGCCAAGGCAACGCATCACTTTCTGGGGCGGCTGAATAAGACCTCCGAGTTGGTCCCGCACGATCGTAAGGTGGTTGTCCAGTGCCGCAGTGGTGCTCGATCGGCGATTGGGGTCAGTGTGCTGCAGGCGGCCGGGGTTAAGCAGGCAATCAACTTGCACGGGGGCTACCTAGCATGGACGTCCGCCGGCTTGCCAACTGAGCAAGCCGACACCGTCAAGGCATAG
- a CDS encoding sulfite exporter TauE/SafE family protein: protein MEASLAILFGCIVGFALGLTGGGGGVFAVPLLVYGLGIAPREAVGISLAAVGGTAISGALPRLLRNEVELRTGLFFAIAGMLGAPVGSYLSKFLPGNVLLACFAVLMFIVAYRMWQKSKGTAPAQVACQPAIEQDHSSCQRDENGELILTSKCARLLLLTGLATGVLSGLFGVGGGFVIVPALVLFSGMHIHRAIATSLFVIVLISASGVASHFVGGKEFPLALTLEFLVGGFTGMWLGGLLAKRLNGPTLQKIFATAVVLVAAFVIVKSTLL, encoded by the coding sequence ATGGAAGCTTCCTTGGCAATCTTGTTTGGCTGCATTGTGGGATTTGCCTTGGGGTTAACCGGAGGTGGTGGAGGGGTGTTTGCGGTGCCACTGTTGGTTTACGGGCTGGGGATCGCACCGCGTGAAGCGGTCGGTATTTCGTTAGCAGCAGTCGGTGGCACAGCCATCTCAGGCGCATTGCCCCGTCTGCTGCGAAACGAAGTCGAGCTTCGCACGGGACTCTTTTTTGCCATCGCAGGCATGCTGGGCGCTCCGGTTGGATCGTATCTGTCGAAGTTTTTGCCAGGGAACGTGCTGCTGGCCTGTTTTGCTGTGCTGATGTTCATCGTGGCCTATCGCATGTGGCAGAAGTCGAAAGGGACAGCGCCTGCGCAAGTGGCGTGCCAACCTGCTATCGAGCAAGACCATTCTTCTTGTCAGCGCGATGAGAATGGCGAGTTGATTCTGACCTCGAAGTGTGCCCGGTTGTTACTGTTAACTGGCTTGGCAACCGGTGTGCTTTCTGGCTTGTTTGGCGTGGGTGGTGGATTCGTGATTGTGCCGGCGCTGGTCCTTTTCAGTGGCATGCATATTCACCGTGCCATTGCGACGTCGCTGTTTGTGATTGTGTTGATCAGTGCTAGTGGTGTGGCCTCTCACTTTGTCGGTGGGAAAGAGTTTCCTCTGGCACTGACACTCGAATTCCTAGTTGGCGGCTTTACCGGTATGTGGCTGGGAGGCCTTCTGGCGAAACGTCTCAACGGGCCCACGCTGCAAAAAATATTCGCAACCGCCGTGGTATTGGTGGCTGCGTTCGTCATTGTGAAATCAACGCTGCTGTAA
- a CDS encoding ECF-type sigma factor — protein MTNSDVTQILGALQRGEEHATEHLLPLVYEELRKLATAKLAHEKVEHTLQPTALVHEAYMRLVGNGGGWENRGHFFAAAAEAMRRILIEEARRRASLKRGGNHTIVALPDELITKSKDENESLLALDEALTRLEKQDSDSYKLVMLRYFSGLTVDEAAQSLGISSRTAKRYWSFARAWLQREIERQ, from the coding sequence GTGACCAATTCGGACGTAACGCAAATCTTGGGTGCTCTGCAGCGGGGCGAAGAACATGCGACCGAGCACCTTCTGCCGCTGGTTTACGAAGAGCTGCGTAAACTGGCCACTGCCAAACTGGCCCACGAGAAAGTCGAGCATACCCTGCAACCGACGGCCCTTGTCCACGAAGCTTATATGCGTTTGGTGGGAAATGGAGGCGGCTGGGAGAACCGAGGCCACTTTTTTGCTGCGGCGGCGGAAGCCATGCGGCGGATACTGATCGAAGAAGCACGTCGCCGAGCTAGCCTTAAACGGGGTGGCAATCACACCATCGTCGCGCTGCCAGACGAATTGATAACGAAGTCGAAAGACGAAAACGAATCGCTCTTAGCGCTCGACGAAGCACTCACTCGGCTTGAGAAACAAGATTCCGATTCTTACAAACTCGTGATGTTACGTTACTTCAGCGGCTTAACGGTCGACGAGGCAGCCCAATCGCTAGGAATCTCCTCGCGTACCGCCAAACGATATTGGAGCTTCGCCCGAGCCTGGCTACAACGAGAAATCGAACGACAATAA
- a CDS encoding serine/threonine protein kinase, protein MSFDREKSIFLSALELPYGAERDAYVEQQCGENTELRAAVAELLAAHDRSLNVLDRPTSQRVALQGQVKSAAEAIAMNATWAHGSDGVVTPPIGEGDAFIGNYVLLEKLGEGGFGQVYVADQRQPVRRRVAIKLLKATASTPDAVARFEAERQALAMMDHPNIAQIFDAGTTATGQPYFVMELVRGVHITAFCRNHQLPVTRRLKLFLDVCHAVQHAHQKGIIHRDLKPSNVLITLHDADAVVKVIDFGVAKALNEPLTDQTIYTRFAQMIGTPMYMSPEQAEMNSLDVDTRSDIYSLGVLLYELLTEQTPFDQHRLQTASFDEMRRMIREEDPPRPSARLTSTTHLITTCEANRAVGERSLASELKGDLDWIVMKALEKDRRRRYETAADLARDVQRFLDQQPVVARPPSNWYRFTRFARRNRTVFISTVIVLLALVSGTIFSTWQAVRATLAQEETELLRQEAVDSVENLKRANVLLDSARANADEWHWQTALQQYTEATKLQPNHYLAWSGRGALLARLGDWPQAAADYATAIQLGAPANNPAWWGVPQLCFYANQTTAYAQVCQRMEEQLATTDDPAQVSMITRGLCVQSREIENMKALAFRMEAYLFEEFEHRRFGQLRPERGPGRLDGQPDRVRLELPGHRRPPPSVGPDIRRDNMQYATGVANYRAGDSQRTIELLTGVRRGDERSPFGHMASPLLALAYHQQGRTEDAIQELAVAEKSIDRWLSSMKTSPESPDYPWFDFVEMYIWYREAYQTIVKRPPPPDARFAELSQHVQQMQTQPQEAKSADR, encoded by the coding sequence ATGTCGTTTGATCGTGAAAAATCGATTTTTCTCTCCGCGCTCGAATTGCCTTACGGAGCCGAACGCGATGCCTACGTCGAGCAGCAGTGCGGCGAAAATACGGAATTGCGGGCGGCCGTAGCAGAATTGCTTGCGGCGCACGATCGATCGCTTAACGTGCTTGACCGACCCACCTCACAAAGAGTTGCGCTACAAGGTCAAGTGAAATCCGCAGCCGAGGCGATTGCCATGAATGCCACCTGGGCGCATGGAAGCGATGGGGTTGTCACACCGCCGATCGGCGAAGGGGACGCGTTTATTGGCAACTATGTTCTGCTAGAAAAACTGGGTGAGGGAGGTTTCGGCCAGGTATACGTTGCCGACCAGCGACAGCCGGTCCGGCGTCGTGTGGCCATTAAACTCTTGAAAGCGACCGCGAGCACTCCGGATGCGGTGGCCCGTTTTGAAGCGGAACGTCAAGCGTTGGCCATGATGGATCACCCAAACATCGCCCAGATCTTCGACGCTGGCACAACCGCGACCGGGCAGCCCTATTTTGTGATGGAACTTGTCCGTGGTGTTCATATCACTGCGTTTTGTCGCAACCACCAGTTGCCCGTAACGCGGCGTCTGAAACTATTTCTCGATGTCTGCCACGCCGTGCAGCACGCCCATCAGAAAGGGATTATCCACCGCGATTTGAAACCATCGAACGTGCTGATCACGCTGCACGATGCCGACGCCGTGGTCAAAGTAATCGACTTTGGCGTGGCCAAGGCCTTGAACGAACCATTAACCGACCAGACGATCTATACGCGGTTCGCCCAGATGATTGGGACGCCGATGTACATGAGTCCTGAACAAGCGGAAATGAATTCCTTGGATGTCGACACGCGGAGCGATATTTATTCGCTGGGCGTGCTGTTGTACGAACTGCTAACCGAGCAAACGCCGTTCGATCAACATCGCCTGCAAACGGCTTCGTTTGACGAAATGCGGCGAATGATTCGAGAAGAAGACCCTCCTCGTCCCAGTGCTCGTTTAACCTCGACTACCCATTTGATCACCACCTGTGAAGCCAACCGTGCGGTGGGTGAACGGAGCCTCGCCAGTGAACTGAAGGGAGACCTGGATTGGATCGTGATGAAGGCCCTCGAAAAGGATCGGCGGCGGCGTTACGAAACGGCTGCCGATTTGGCTCGCGACGTCCAACGTTTTCTCGATCAGCAACCGGTTGTCGCCCGGCCCCCGTCGAATTGGTATCGCTTCACCCGTTTTGCCCGCCGTAATCGGACGGTGTTCATTTCGACTGTGATCGTGCTGCTGGCGTTGGTTTCAGGGACGATCTTCAGCACCTGGCAAGCAGTTCGGGCTACGCTGGCGCAAGAAGAAACCGAACTCTTGCGGCAAGAGGCAGTCGATTCCGTAGAGAATTTAAAACGCGCGAACGTTCTACTTGATAGTGCTCGTGCCAATGCCGACGAGTGGCACTGGCAGACCGCCTTACAGCAATACACGGAAGCCACCAAACTGCAACCGAATCATTACTTGGCTTGGTCAGGTCGCGGCGCATTGCTGGCGAGATTAGGCGACTGGCCCCAAGCGGCCGCCGACTATGCCACGGCCATTCAACTCGGCGCGCCCGCCAACAATCCGGCTTGGTGGGGAGTGCCACAGCTTTGCTTCTATGCCAATCAGACAACTGCCTACGCGCAAGTCTGCCAGCGGATGGAAGAACAACTGGCCACGACCGATGATCCGGCCCAGGTTTCGATGATCACCCGGGGCCTTTGTGTCCAATCGCGTGAGATCGAAAACATGAAAGCTCTAGCATTTCGGATGGAAGCTTACCTGTTTGAAGAATTCGAACACAGGAGATTCGGGCAACTTCGTCCTGAACGTGGCCCAGGCAGGCTAGATGGTCAGCCAGATCGTGTTCGGCTCGAATTACCGGGCCATCGAAGACCACCTCCCTCCGTTGGTCCTGATATCCGTCGAGATAATATGCAATATGCAACCGGCGTCGCGAACTACCGTGCCGGGGACTCGCAACGGACCATTGAACTGCTAACCGGTGTCCGCCGGGGGGACGAGCGATCACCCTTTGGTCACATGGCCTCCCCTCTGCTTGCGTTGGCCTATCATCAACAAGGCCGAACCGAAGATGCGATTCAGGAACTCGCCGTGGCGGAAAAATCGATCGATCGTTGGCTGTCTTCGATGAAAACCTCGCCGGAATCGCCTGACTATCCTTGGTTTGACTTTGTAGAGATGTACATTTGGTACCGGGAAGCGTACCAAACAATCGTCAAACGGCCTCCTCCCCCAGACGCGCGATTCGCCGAGCTTTCACAACACGTGCAGCAAATGCAAACACAACCCCAAGAAGCGAAATCTGCTGACCGGTGA
- a CDS encoding xylose operon transcription regulator XylR yields the protein MSSQAIRRVAVLIETDDTWGRTVVRAIGKYAAENHWRLLIAPRDAQQRLRLPRNWQGDGVIAHMRTRTLVNHLRRAGLPTVDVSIMYPDEQWVGRVITDDTVRSEMALNHFRERGIEHFACYAPQMGRYSPQREMLFVQAVREAGYACETFRAKGVREGWSIDPGPVLNWLSQLKRPLGLFASDPYPARQIADICESAGLRIPDEIAILAGDDDDLICNLGFPSLSAVQLACGALGRSAAALLSKLMEGEPIPKQPTKISPLQVCARHSTDLLAINDSELQAILRYIHENIAQGIQVKQVLREFAISRRHLEQRFRSELGRSPAELIRGLRLDMAKRVLIETDLSIAEASHLCGFTSTAHFSVAFQQQFGAPPSVWRSRFAQR from the coding sequence ATGTCGAGCCAAGCAATACGGCGCGTCGCCGTCCTGATCGAAACGGATGATACCTGGGGCCGAACCGTCGTCCGGGCCATTGGCAAGTACGCAGCGGAGAATCATTGGCGGCTGCTGATTGCTCCTCGCGATGCCCAGCAGCGACTTCGCTTGCCGCGCAACTGGCAAGGCGATGGCGTGATCGCCCATATGCGCACGCGAACGCTGGTTAACCATTTGCGCCGCGCAGGGCTTCCAACGGTTGATGTTTCGATTATGTACCCTGACGAGCAGTGGGTTGGGCGAGTGATTACCGACGACACCGTCCGTTCCGAGATGGCATTGAATCATTTTCGTGAGCGAGGGATCGAACACTTTGCTTGTTATGCTCCGCAAATGGGACGCTATTCGCCGCAACGAGAAATGCTCTTTGTGCAGGCCGTGCGCGAAGCTGGCTATGCGTGTGAAACCTTTCGTGCCAAGGGAGTGCGTGAAGGGTGGTCGATCGATCCAGGGCCTGTTTTAAACTGGTTATCCCAGTTGAAGCGGCCGCTGGGGCTGTTCGCTTCCGACCCGTATCCGGCGCGACAGATCGCCGATATTTGTGAATCGGCGGGACTACGCATACCCGATGAAATTGCAATCCTGGCTGGCGACGATGACGACTTGATCTGCAATCTGGGCTTTCCGAGTTTGTCAGCCGTGCAGTTGGCCTGCGGCGCGTTGGGTAGATCGGCGGCGGCTTTGTTGTCAAAGCTGATGGAGGGCGAACCAATCCCCAAACAGCCCACGAAGATTAGCCCCCTGCAAGTCTGTGCGCGACATTCGACCGACCTGCTGGCAATTAACGATTCCGAGCTTCAAGCCATCTTGCGTTACATTCACGAGAACATCGCTCAGGGGATTCAGGTCAAACAAGTTCTGCGCGAGTTTGCCATATCACGACGTCATTTAGAACAGCGTTTTCGCTCTGAGCTAGGACGTTCTCCGGCAGAGTTGATTCGAGGTCTGCGACTGGACATGGCCAAGCGAGTTCTTATCGAAACCGATCTTTCGATCGCGGAAGCTAGTCATCTGTGTGGCTTTACATCCACGGCGCATTTCTCCGTTGCTTTCCAACAACAGTTTGGCGCGCCGCCCAGTGTCTGGCGATCACGTTTCGCTCAAAGATAG
- a CDS encoding DUF1611 domain-containing protein, producing the protein MSSPLSSQSAPSDVAHAPSETTTTSYEKHRRIVVLTDGYSNPFVAKTAISLLRYRTADIVAVLGGKTAEKTAQELLGAGGDIPVVASLQEVNEPDAIYVGIAPPGGKLPEAWRPLLLEAIGRGIDIISGLHDFVTEDSEYRTAAATSGASLWDVRKNRFKSVATGQPFRHECLRILTVGHDCSVGKMVVSLEVERALREEGLDAAFLATGQTGIMISGHGIPVDCVVSDFVNGAVETFVRENEQHDIQLIEGQGSLSHPSFSAVTLGLLHGAAPQGLIYCYEAGRHEVKGLSGIPIPSHRKLLQAYEVAGNLRAPCQIIGIAANTRNLSAQEAEAELARMRDEFELPVCDVYRTGAQPLVAAVHKLREAQVNT; encoded by the coding sequence ATGTCCTCTCCCCTTAGCTCGCAATCGGCCCCTTCTGACGTCGCGCATGCTCCGTCGGAGACAACCACCACCAGCTATGAAAAACATCGGCGAATTGTTGTATTGACCGATGGCTATTCCAATCCGTTTGTAGCCAAAACCGCAATCAGCTTGCTCCGGTACCGCACTGCCGATATTGTCGCGGTTCTCGGGGGCAAGACCGCCGAGAAAACCGCACAAGAGCTACTTGGGGCTGGCGGTGACATCCCTGTGGTGGCGAGCTTACAAGAAGTTAATGAACCAGATGCCATTTATGTCGGTATTGCCCCTCCAGGCGGAAAGCTACCAGAGGCTTGGCGGCCCCTTTTGCTCGAAGCGATTGGGCGAGGCATCGACATCATCTCTGGTCTGCACGATTTTGTGACCGAAGATTCCGAGTACCGCACTGCGGCTGCCACCAGCGGCGCCAGTTTGTGGGATGTCCGGAAGAACCGCTTTAAATCGGTGGCCACGGGGCAACCGTTCCGGCACGAATGCCTTCGTATTCTGACGGTCGGTCACGATTGCAGCGTCGGCAAGATGGTCGTCTCGTTAGAAGTCGAACGGGCTCTGCGGGAAGAAGGCCTTGATGCAGCTTTTCTGGCTACTGGGCAAACAGGCATTATGATTTCTGGCCATGGTATTCCGGTCGACTGTGTTGTCTCCGATTTTGTGAACGGGGCCGTAGAAACATTTGTCCGAGAAAACGAGCAGCACGATATCCAGTTGATTGAAGGGCAAGGAAGCTTGTCGCATCCATCCTTCTCGGCGGTCACTTTGGGTCTGCTTCATGGGGCAGCACCGCAAGGCTTAATCTACTGCTACGAAGCCGGTCGCCACGAAGTGAAAGGGCTCTCGGGAATTCCGATCCCATCGCATCGAAAACTACTTCAAGCGTATGAAGTCGCAGGCAATCTCCGTGCCCCTTGTCAGATCATTGGAATCGCGGCAAACACACGCAATTTATCAGCCCAAGAAGCAGAGGCTGAATTGGCGCGGATGCGTGACGAGTTTGAACTGCCGGTCTGCGATGTCTATCGAACCGGTGCCCAACCATTGGTCGCTGCCGTGCATAAGTTACGAGAGGCCCAAGTCAACACATGA
- a CDS encoding dipeptide epimerase, with the protein MKLSLHRIELPLKRTFTISRESLDVQPSLVVVLEHDGFLGLGEVTENAYYGHTLDAMEAALLSAKPWLSRYVAECPETVWPAANEALNERFALSALDMAAHDLWARRKGQRLFEAWGLAWQDIPRSSYTIGIDSIDTMVAKLQEMPGWDIYKIKLGTPHDLEIVTELRKHTQARFRVDANCAWTVEQTIKNSYEMAELGVEFIEQPLSPNASDADRRKVFTNSALPIIADENCQVTADVDKCHGQFHGVNVKICKCGGLTPAKQMLTHAKQLGLKTMLGCMIESSIGISAAAHLAPLLDYADLDGAVLLREEPATGVRIEQGQIQLAAGPGSGSSWKTDVVTPSPTTL; encoded by the coding sequence ATGAAATTAAGCCTGCATCGAATCGAGCTACCGCTCAAACGTACCTTTACCATCTCTCGTGAATCACTGGATGTGCAGCCTAGCTTGGTCGTTGTGCTAGAGCACGACGGCTTCCTTGGATTGGGCGAAGTCACTGAAAATGCCTACTACGGACACACGCTCGATGCGATGGAAGCGGCGTTGCTCTCGGCCAAGCCCTGGCTGTCGCGATACGTCGCGGAGTGCCCGGAAACAGTTTGGCCAGCTGCCAACGAGGCTTTAAACGAGCGTTTCGCCCTTTCTGCCCTCGATATGGCCGCCCACGATTTGTGGGCTCGCCGCAAGGGCCAGCGACTTTTTGAAGCCTGGGGGCTGGCTTGGCAAGACATTCCTCGATCGAGCTACACGATTGGCATCGATAGCATCGATACGATGGTGGCGAAACTCCAAGAGATGCCTGGCTGGGACATTTACAAGATCAAGCTGGGCACGCCCCACGATCTTGAAATCGTAACCGAATTGCGGAAGCATACCCAGGCGCGCTTCCGGGTCGACGCCAACTGTGCTTGGACGGTTGAGCAGACGATCAAAAACTCGTACGAAATGGCCGAGTTAGGGGTCGAATTCATCGAACAACCTCTCTCGCCCAACGCCTCCGATGCGGACCGACGAAAGGTTTTCACGAATTCCGCATTACCGATCATTGCCGACGAGAACTGCCAAGTCACAGCAGACGTGGATAAATGCCACGGCCAGTTTCATGGGGTGAACGTCAAGATCTGCAAATGTGGCGGACTTACCCCGGCCAAACAAATGCTCACGCACGCCAAACAGCTCGGTCTGAAAACGATGCTTGGTTGCATGATTGAAAGTTCTATCGGTATCAGCGCGGCCGCCCATTTGGCTCCGCTGTTGGACTATGCCGATCTCGATGGCGCCGTGCTGCTGCGAGAAGAGCCAGCCACAGGTGTCCGCATCGAGCAAGGCCAGATTCAACTTGCGGCTGGGCCGGGCTCTGGCAGCAGTTGGAAAACGGATGTCGTGACTCCCTCCCCCACCACGCTTTGA